A portion of the Deltaproteobacteria bacterium genome contains these proteins:
- a CDS encoding ABC transporter permease has protein sequence MRTKVYLGGSVVLIFIIAGALGPFVAPFDPNQQSLETMLHGPQWFWGPHFLGTDNLGRDILSRIVFGARVSLLIAFAVVFISGFVGVILGATSGYFGGNVDFTIQKFVEVVWAFPPLLLALTIMAFLGQGLFNLILALVAQRWIQYCRVTRGQSLSLKAREFVISAKSLGASDAQIIARHIIPNLIQVSLVIGTFAMASSIISEASLSFLGLGVPPEIPTWGTMLADGRIYISTAWWLALFPGLSIFITVLGINLLGDALRDVLDPRLKRAGTGI, from the coding sequence ATGCGCACCAAGGTCTACCTGGGCGGTTCGGTCGTGCTGATCTTCATCATCGCCGGCGCCCTCGGGCCCTTCGTGGCGCCGTTCGACCCCAACCAGCAGAGTCTGGAGACCATGCTGCATGGGCCCCAGTGGTTCTGGGGCCCTCACTTTCTCGGTACCGACAACCTCGGCCGCGACATCCTGAGCCGCATCGTCTTCGGCGCCCGGGTCTCCTTGCTGATCGCCTTCGCGGTGGTGTTCATCTCCGGCTTCGTGGGCGTGATTCTGGGAGCCACGTCGGGGTACTTCGGCGGTAATGTCGACTTCACCATCCAGAAGTTCGTGGAGGTGGTATGGGCCTTCCCGCCGCTGCTGCTGGCCCTGACCATCATGGCGTTCCTCGGGCAGGGCCTGTTCAACCTGATCCTGGCCCTGGTGGCGCAACGCTGGATCCAGTACTGCCGCGTGACGCGGGGGCAGAGCCTGTCCCTCAAGGCGCGCGAATTCGTCATCTCGGCCAAGTCGCTGGGCGCGAGTGACGCCCAGATCATCGCGCGCCACATCATCCCCAACCTGATCCAGGTGTCGCTGGTCATCGGCACCTTCGCCATGGCCTCGTCCATCATCTCCGAGGCCAGCCTGAGCTTTCTGGGTCTGGGCGTGCCTCCCGAGATCCCCACCTGGGGCACCATGCTCGCCGACGGCCGCATCTACATCAGCACGGCGTGGTGGCTGGCGCTCTTTCCGGGGCTGTCCATCTTCATCACCGTGCTGGGCATCAACCTCCTGGGCGACGCCCTCCGCGACGTGCTGGACCCGCGCCTCAAGCGGGCGGGAACGGGTATCTAG
- a CDS encoding LLM class flavin-dependent oxidoreductase, whose amino-acid sequence MSRLGMVLYHGIDTGDELRNYAHVAEEAGFDSLWVTERYFHEETFSLLGFLAAATTRIRLGLGVTNPYTRNPALLGMSAATLDRISGGRFLLGLGRSDKWMIEGRMGMPYERPLDHMKQTVAQLRQLLAGERVSGAGGYWDLNAVRLAVKPAQESLPIYLAAIGPKALRLAGAVADGGLLNAYVPTAYVRYAVREISDAARQAGRDPAAIDIACMLIVRMTDDPGRMLPALKERMVRLLAEPFVGEVLLERGGFDPGILPELRATAENRGEKAAVGLITEEMVEGFYLLGDGATCRRRIAEYREAGVGHALLLPRLEDYESTVEALGPRA is encoded by the coding sequence ATGTCACGACTCGGAATGGTCCTCTATCACGGCATCGACACCGGCGATGAGTTGAGGAACTATGCCCACGTCGCGGAAGAGGCCGGGTTCGACTCCCTGTGGGTGACGGAGCGTTACTTCCACGAGGAAACCTTCTCGCTGTTGGGGTTCCTGGCGGCCGCCACGACGCGCATCCGGCTCGGTCTTGGCGTCACCAATCCCTACACGCGCAACCCCGCCCTGCTGGGCATGTCCGCGGCGACCCTGGACCGCATCTCCGGCGGGCGCTTCCTCCTGGGGCTGGGACGGAGCGACAAGTGGATGATCGAGGGGCGCATGGGGATGCCCTACGAGCGGCCCCTCGACCACATGAAGCAGACGGTGGCACAGCTCCGGCAGCTCCTGGCGGGCGAGCGCGTGAGCGGCGCGGGCGGCTACTGGGACCTCAATGCCGTTCGGCTGGCGGTGAAACCGGCGCAGGAAAGCCTGCCCATCTACCTGGCCGCCATCGGCCCCAAGGCGCTGCGGCTCGCCGGCGCGGTGGCCGACGGGGGCTTGCTCAACGCCTACGTTCCCACCGCCTACGTGCGCTACGCGGTGCGGGAAATCTCCGACGCGGCCCGGCAGGCGGGACGCGACCCGGCGGCCATCGACATCGCGTGCATGTTGATCGTGCGGATGACCGATGACCCGGGGCGCATGCTGCCGGCCCTCAAGGAGCGCATGGTGCGGCTCCTGGCCGAGCCGTTCGTGGGGGAAGTCCTGCTGGAGCGCGGCGGCTTCGATCCCGGCATCCTGCCCGAACTTCGCGCCACCGCGGAGAACCGCGGCGAGAAGGCCGCCGTGGGGCTCATCACCGAGGAGATGGTGGAGGGCTTCTACCTGCTGGGCGACGGCGCGACGTGCCGCCGGCGCATCGCCGAATACCGCGAGGCCGGAGTGGGACACGCGCTGCTGCTGCCGCGGTTGGAGGACTACGAGAGCACAGTGGAGGCTCTGGGGCCACGCGCCTAG
- a CDS encoding ABC transporter permease, with amino-acid sequence MGTYLLRRLVGTIPVMVLISLLVFLLIQAAPGDPTLMLLGEDTTQEDIDQARERWGLDQPVYVQYFKFFMSAAQGDFGRSFKYDEPVLDVILSRVPATLELATASVIIAIIFAIPLGVWAAAKPNSWIDNTGTTFGLFGISMPSFWFGIMLILLFAGILNILPSAGRDTYGIAGARITGFYIVDSAIQGNWAGVRDGLEHVFLPAVALGSNMLGILMRVTRSSVLEVMHEEYVTTARAKGLMERKVLWRHVVRNALIPVITVVGLELGTLLSGSIIVETVFSWPGSGSLLVIALNARDHPLVTGLVLVYTLAFVAINFLIDVLYAVIDPRIRY; translated from the coding sequence ATGGGAACCTATCTGCTTCGCCGCTTGGTCGGGACCATCCCGGTCATGGTGCTCATCAGCCTGCTGGTCTTCCTGCTGATCCAGGCCGCTCCCGGCGATCCGACGCTCATGCTCCTGGGCGAGGACACCACCCAGGAGGACATCGACCAGGCCCGGGAAAGGTGGGGGCTCGACCAGCCCGTCTACGTCCAGTACTTCAAGTTCTTCATGTCGGCGGCCCAGGGGGACTTCGGCCGCTCCTTCAAGTACGATGAGCCCGTGCTGGACGTGATCCTCAGCCGCGTCCCGGCCACGCTCGAGCTGGCCACCGCCTCGGTTATCATCGCCATCATCTTCGCCATCCCGTTAGGGGTGTGGGCCGCGGCCAAGCCCAACTCGTGGATAGACAATACCGGCACGACTTTCGGCCTGTTCGGCATCAGCATGCCCAGCTTCTGGTTCGGGATCATGCTGATCCTGCTGTTCGCCGGGATACTGAATATTCTCCCGTCCGCGGGGCGGGACACCTACGGCATCGCCGGTGCCCGGATCACCGGCTTCTACATCGTCGACAGCGCCATCCAGGGTAACTGGGCCGGCGTGCGTGACGGTCTGGAGCACGTCTTCCTTCCGGCCGTGGCCCTGGGCTCCAACATGCTCGGGATCCTCATGCGCGTGACGCGGTCGTCGGTGCTGGAGGTCATGCACGAGGAGTACGTGACCACGGCCCGCGCCAAGGGGCTGATGGAGCGCAAGGTGCTGTGGCGCCACGTCGTGCGCAACGCCCTGATCCCGGTGATTACCGTGGTGGGGCTGGAACTCGGCACGCTCCTGAGCGGTTCGATTATCGTGGAGACGGTTTTCTCGTGGCCCGGCAGCGGCAGCCTGCTGGTCATCGCGCTGAACGCGCGCGACCATCCGCTGGTGACCGGGCTGGTGCTCGTGTACACGTTGGCGTTTGTCGCCATCAACTTTCTGATCGACGTGCTCTATGCAGTCATCGACCCAAGAATACGGTATTGA